A window of Juglans regia cultivar Chandler chromosome 7, Walnut 2.0, whole genome shotgun sequence contains these coding sequences:
- the LOC108991928 gene encoding pleckstrin homology domain-containing protein 1 — MASLWRAVTGQSENPDNYDGVEYWSNPERTGWLTKQGEYIKTWRRRWFVLKQGKLFWFKESTVTRGSIPRGVIPVANCLTVKGAEDVLNKQYAFELSTRSETMYFIADSEKEKEDWINSIGRSIVQHSRSVTDSEIVDYDSKR, encoded by the coding sequence ATGGCGAGCCTGTGGCGGGCCGTGACGGGCCAGTCCGAGAATCCCGACAACTACGATGGCGTGGAGTACTGGTCCAACCCGGAGCGAACCGGGTGGCTGACGAAGCAAGGCGAGTACATCAAGACATGGCGCCGTCGCTGGTTCGTGCTCAAGCAAGGCAAGCTCTTCTGGTTCAAGGAGTCCACGGTCACCCGCGGCTCTATTCCACGTGGCGTCATCCCGGTGGCTAATTGCCTCACCGTCAAGGGTGCCGAGGACGTCCTCAACAAACAGTACGCCTTCGAGCTCTCCACCCGCTCCGAGACCATGTACTTTATTGCCGACTCCGAGAAGGAGAAAGAGGATTGGATCAACTCCATCGGACGGTCCATAGTGCAGCACTCTAGGTCAGTTACCGACTCGGAGATCGTCGATTACGATAGCAAGCGGTGA